One Sphingobacteruim zhuxiongii DNA window includes the following coding sequences:
- a CDS encoding SusC/RagA family TonB-linked outer membrane protein, whose translation MKKTLHFLMIVVFASFLLNAYSQGTITTKGRIVTLDGEPIAGSTIEITNVKTGTKQKVVADDAGVFTVGNLSSSASYSIRVIHLGYQEEVVNDFVVAENNNNSLLIRLKPNQSDLDEVVVIGYGTAKKKDLTGAISSIKAESLSAQAPRNVQDLLRSNAAGLQVGIGTDAKAESSVGIRGDGSLTASNNPLIVLDNVIYDGAMSDINPNDIATIDVLKDASSAAVYGSRSANGVIVITTKRGKVGKPLINVVASNGFASSANQPKILDPAGFLSFRKDYNEGRVMEEYLQKYPEMFVDPTKLGQVDQLSWYNYDQATPVTAVTADQLTTKWLSRLNFSTPEIENYFAGNITKWDDLVFQRAFQQDYNVSVSNSSEYVSQYISAGYTDREGIIVGDRYKNLRARVNVESKVTSYLTTGVNVQFASRDEGYLKANWSQMTMISPYGANHMDDLTSKYRRRPTGLDPINPFYDNAYTNREQLNQNLNAIVYAKIKLPFGIEYNVNFNPYLNWYNYYNHYSSQGENWSALGGSADRNLSKTYNWQVDNILRWNKVIQDDHKVEVTLLANAEKGQYWSTSTYAYGFTPNDNLGYHFMNAGATATVKSNDTYKTADALMGRIFYSYKDKYLLTSSVRRDGYSAFGKKNPRSLFAAVALGWVFSEEQFFDNTGLFNYGKLRFSWGENGNREIGQYAALSQMQSSLLPYLNAAGNFFTTSQIYVTTMANYNLKWERTGTYNLGLDFGLFNNRLTGALEGYVATTNDLLMERSLPNITGFSDVMSNLGRLSNRGVELTLNATPYKTEDLAWQISGNFSFNRRKIKSLYGDMISIVDEKGNVIETREADDESNQWFIGQDPDRIWAYQRDGVWQYDEADLAKPYGLQPGDFKYLDQNGDGVMNNKDKVFQGYKTPRFRWSLRNEVSYKNFDFSFVLYSYLKYYGAFQRAANTYSFPDRTSDYDFPRWTKDNPIDDYARIGSKNIGTNWVNKSFVRLENVTLSYNVPKSVLNKLEIQNLRLNLTMQNLGVLANDWSFWDPESETVTPRTINFGINLTL comes from the coding sequence ATGAAAAAAACACTTCATTTTCTAATGATTGTTGTTTTCGCCAGTTTCCTATTGAATGCCTATTCACAAGGAACGATAACAACAAAAGGTAGGATCGTCACCTTGGATGGTGAGCCGATCGCTGGATCTACCATCGAGATTACGAATGTAAAAACTGGAACCAAGCAAAAGGTTGTTGCCGATGATGCTGGTGTTTTTACAGTTGGCAACTTATCCAGCTCCGCGAGCTACAGTATTCGTGTCATACACCTGGGCTACCAAGAAGAGGTAGTCAACGACTTTGTCGTTGCAGAGAACAATAATAATTCATTGTTAATTCGTTTGAAGCCAAATCAATCGGATTTAGATGAGGTTGTTGTCATTGGCTACGGCACAGCGAAGAAGAAAGATCTCACCGGTGCCATTAGCAGCATAAAAGCTGAAAGTCTCTCGGCACAAGCACCTCGAAATGTTCAGGATTTATTGCGTTCAAATGCTGCTGGTTTACAAGTAGGAATTGGTACTGATGCTAAAGCCGAATCATCCGTAGGAATACGTGGCGATGGATCCCTAACCGCTAGCAATAATCCGCTCATTGTTCTTGATAATGTCATCTATGATGGAGCGATGTCTGACATCAATCCAAATGATATTGCGACAATCGATGTGCTAAAAGATGCAAGTTCGGCAGCCGTATACGGATCCCGATCAGCTAATGGGGTCATTGTGATTACCACCAAGCGCGGGAAGGTAGGCAAGCCGCTTATTAACGTTGTCGCTAGCAATGGATTTGCTTCTTCTGCAAATCAGCCAAAGATTCTAGACCCTGCTGGATTCCTAAGTTTCCGTAAAGACTATAACGAAGGGCGTGTCATGGAAGAATACTTACAAAAATATCCAGAGATGTTTGTTGATCCCACTAAACTAGGACAGGTTGATCAACTCAGCTGGTACAACTATGATCAAGCGACGCCAGTAACGGCGGTTACGGCGGATCAACTGACCACGAAATGGCTCTCTCGTCTGAACTTCAGCACGCCAGAGATTGAAAATTACTTCGCCGGAAACATCACCAAATGGGATGATCTAGTATTCCAAAGGGCATTTCAACAAGACTACAATGTCAGCGTATCGAATTCCTCAGAATATGTTTCGCAGTATATCTCTGCTGGATATACCGACCGCGAAGGCATTATCGTTGGCGATCGTTATAAGAACTTACGTGCACGCGTCAATGTGGAATCAAAAGTCACCTCGTATTTAACAACGGGTGTAAATGTGCAGTTTGCATCCCGCGATGAGGGTTATTTAAAAGCTAACTGGAGTCAAATGACGATGATTTCTCCGTATGGCGCAAACCATATGGACGATTTAACCAGTAAATACAGAAGACGTCCGACCGGTCTAGATCCGATCAATCCGTTTTATGATAATGCTTATACCAATCGCGAGCAGCTTAATCAGAACTTAAATGCAATCGTTTATGCGAAGATTAAATTACCTTTTGGGATTGAGTACAATGTAAATTTCAACCCATACCTCAACTGGTATAACTACTATAATCACTATTCTTCGCAAGGGGAAAACTGGTCAGCCTTAGGTGGCTCTGCCGATCGGAATCTTTCGAAAACCTACAACTGGCAAGTAGACAACATCTTGAGATGGAATAAAGTCATTCAGGATGACCATAAAGTAGAAGTAACCTTATTGGCGAATGCCGAAAAAGGACAATATTGGTCGACTTCCACCTATGCTTACGGCTTTACGCCGAATGATAATCTTGGATACCACTTTATGAATGCTGGTGCTACCGCAACGGTAAAGAGCAATGATACCTACAAAACCGCTGATGCGCTTATGGGGCGTATATTCTATTCGTATAAAGATAAATACTTGTTAACGAGTTCTGTACGTCGTGATGGTTATTCTGCTTTTGGAAAAAAGAATCCACGTTCCTTATTTGCTGCTGTTGCGCTAGGGTGGGTATTCTCGGAGGAGCAATTCTTTGATAATACGGGATTGTTCAATTACGGAAAGCTACGCTTCTCTTGGGGGGAGAATGGAAATCGAGAGATCGGACAATATGCGGCACTTTCGCAAATGCAGTCAAGCTTACTTCCTTACTTAAATGCGGCGGGTAACTTCTTTACCACATCGCAAATTTACGTAACAACTATGGCCAACTATAACCTGAAATGGGAGCGTACCGGTACCTATAATCTCGGATTAGACTTTGGACTCTTCAATAACCGATTGACGGGAGCATTAGAAGGCTATGTTGCCACTACGAACGATTTATTGATGGAGCGATCCTTGCCGAATATTACAGGATTTAGTGATGTGATGTCCAATTTAGGAAGATTAAGTAATCGTGGGGTCGAATTGACATTAAATGCAACACCATATAAAACCGAAGACCTTGCATGGCAGATTTCTGGAAATTTCTCCTTCAATCGTAGAAAGATTAAATCCTTATACGGCGATATGATTTCTATTGTCGATGAAAAAGGTAATGTGATCGAGACTAGAGAAGCAGATGATGAAAGTAATCAATGGTTTATTGGTCAAGATCCAGACCGCATCTGGGCGTATCAGCGTGATGGCGTTTGGCAATATGATGAAGCAGACCTAGCGAAGCCTTATGGTTTGCAGCCTGGTGATTTCAAGTATTTAGACCAAAATGGGGATGGGGTGATGAACAACAAGGATAAGGTATTCCAAGGCTATAAGACGCCGCGCTTTAGATGGTCGCTACGTAATGAAGTATCCTATAAGAATTTCGACTTCTCTTTTGTATTATATTCCTATCTAAAGTATTATGGTGCATTTCAACGCGCAGCAAATACTTATTCCTTTCCAGATCGTACGTCAGACTATGACTTCCCACGATGGACAAAGGACAACCCAATAGATGATTATGCGCGTATCGGTTCTAAAAATATTGGCACCAATTGGGTCAATAAATCATTCGTACGCTTAGAGAATGTGACGCTATCGTATAACGTTCCTAAATCTGTATTGAATAAGTTAGAAATTCAAAACTTAAGACTTAACCTGACGATGCAGAATCTAGGGGTATTAGCAAATGACTGGTCATTCTGGGATCCTGAAAGTGAGACAGTAACCCCTCGGACGATCAACTTTGGAATCAACCTGACCCTATAA
- a CDS encoding RagB/SusD family nutrient uptake outer membrane protein yields MKSFHISIITALAIVSLASSCKKSWLDPKPLSFYTPENTFDNEGGFDAALAACEHIMRSEFMGDGMPQLTEMILSDIAVEGTTDKAGPQMDLDISLLPDANLNNMDFTRVGWYWENAYKAIQYANIIISRSAGLEFKNEAEKNRILGQAYFHRAYWYYKLVHQFGDVPYIDQEINEPRTDYYSNSRWDILARLKTELETAYQHVPQTTVRGRVNKGAVGTLLVKIYLSLGEFQKAIDVGKQVVATHPLMNNRFTVNQTKPRTNLMHDLHSVEAKIDLSNSEGILYIMSYPNVLGSIRSQLGRQLIPRIVGVTTPDGKTGIAFDKSVEPALEINSIYGRGIGRARLSNYYQYTVWTAKEKDDLRGVYNRDSWVSPADLKYNDPNLKKSGNVYYGKNLVKNPAMSVEDSIRSWYQWPHFKTFVPDPLSGDWNWGGETPMYIYRSAEVYLLIAEAYYWMNNLGGAAEMLNLVRSRAKASPLLASEVNIGSIVDERARELYFEENRHLELTRIAFIYAKTGKSCEYFGRTYKLETISGPSGSSYNKQPGYNFYFDWVMQKNNFYNKGVKHRWAEYKMSNHHILWPVPAAAINANTKGTINQNIGYPGAANNISPKPL; encoded by the coding sequence ATGAAAAGTTTTCATATCTCTATAATTACTGCCTTAGCGATTGTTTCGCTAGCTTCCAGTTGTAAGAAATCATGGCTCGATCCAAAGCCATTATCCTTTTATACCCCCGAAAACACCTTTGATAATGAGGGTGGCTTTGATGCTGCGCTTGCCGCTTGCGAGCATATTATGCGCTCTGAATTTATGGGCGATGGGATGCCACAGTTAACGGAAATGATCCTTTCGGATATTGCTGTTGAAGGCACGACCGATAAGGCAGGACCACAAATGGACCTAGACATCAGTCTACTACCAGATGCAAATCTGAACAATATGGATTTCACCCGTGTTGGTTGGTATTGGGAGAATGCCTATAAAGCTATTCAATATGCCAATATCATTATTTCGAGGAGTGCAGGCTTGGAATTTAAAAACGAAGCCGAGAAAAATCGAATTCTTGGTCAAGCTTATTTTCATCGTGCTTATTGGTATTACAAACTAGTCCATCAATTTGGTGATGTACCTTATATCGATCAGGAAATCAACGAGCCTAGAACAGATTACTATTCGAATAGTCGATGGGATATCCTCGCGCGTTTAAAAACCGAATTGGAAACCGCCTACCAACATGTTCCGCAAACGACAGTACGTGGACGTGTCAACAAGGGTGCTGTAGGCACTTTGCTGGTAAAAATATACCTTTCCCTGGGTGAATTTCAAAAAGCAATTGATGTAGGTAAGCAAGTGGTGGCAACCCATCCTTTAATGAACAATCGATTTACCGTTAATCAGACAAAGCCGCGCACGAATTTAATGCACGATTTGCATAGCGTAGAGGCGAAGATTGATCTTAGTAATTCGGAAGGAATTTTATACATTATGTCTTATCCGAATGTTTTAGGTTCGATCCGCTCACAATTGGGTCGTCAGCTAATCCCGCGTATTGTAGGGGTGACGACGCCAGATGGCAAAACGGGGATTGCATTTGACAAGAGCGTTGAACCCGCATTGGAAATCAATAGCATCTATGGTCGTGGAATTGGTAGAGCACGCCTCAGCAACTATTATCAATATACGGTGTGGACAGCCAAAGAAAAAGACGATCTCCGTGGCGTGTATAATCGCGACAGTTGGGTTAGCCCGGCTGATTTAAAGTACAATGATCCGAACTTAAAGAAAAGCGGAAATGTATATTACGGGAAGAACCTAGTGAAGAACCCGGCTATGTCAGTGGAAGATTCCATCCGTAGCTGGTATCAGTGGCCTCATTTTAAGACCTTCGTTCCGGATCCTCTTTCGGGCGACTGGAATTGGGGTGGCGAAACGCCGATGTATATTTACCGTTCTGCTGAAGTTTACCTGTTGATTGCGGAGGCATACTACTGGATGAACAACCTAGGCGGCGCCGCGGAAATGCTCAATTTGGTGCGCAGTAGAGCTAAGGCAAGTCCCTTATTAGCCTCCGAAGTTAATATAGGTTCCATTGTCGATGAACGTGCTCGGGAGCTCTATTTTGAGGAAAACAGACATTTAGAACTTACTAGAATTGCATTTATTTACGCAAAAACAGGAAAAAGTTGTGAATATTTTGGCCGAACTTATAAATTAGAGACAATATCGGGACCTAGCGGTTCCTCGTATAATAAACAACCTGGTTATAATTTTTATTTTGACTGGGTGATGCAGAAGAATAATTTTTACAATAAAGGCGTTAAACATAGGTGGGCAGAATACAAGATGAGTAATCACCACATCCTATGGCCAGTGCCGGCAGCGGCAATTAATGCCAATACCAAGGGAACCATCAATCAAAATATAGGATACCCAGGTGCTGCAAATAACATTAGTCCTAAACCACTTTAA
- a CDS encoding glucuronyl esterase domain-containing protein, with the protein MKSLKYALLCLCLSPFFATSQQVNYDESLVGSYELPDVLRSNDGTKIDNKQKWEKIRRPEVLETYSSLVYGRTPTEEIPVSYELLTENKQALNGFATMRQVKMTFSKNGKTVNALLLLMLPNHVKKKIPMFVGYNFKGNHSTIADSSIIYSENFKLVREPDHLDWIRGVQAKRWDYTQIIKRGYGVATMCYHDIFPDKDGFKDYSIAALFSDYSSRQQAGDNWEAIGAWAWGSSRIVDYLETLPEIDKRRLAIIGHSRQGKAALWAGAQDPRFHVVISNDSGEGGAAISRRNYGETLAIVTGIKPAWFAKNLNAYHGREKEMPFDQHMLVALMAPRPVYVASAEEDRWADPKGEYLSAYHAGPVYALYKKKGLPSETPPAVHQPIYNDVGYHIRAGIHDVNSYDWFCYLNFFDKMGR; encoded by the coding sequence ATGAAATCATTAAAGTATGCGTTATTGTGCCTCTGTCTGTCGCCTTTTTTTGCGACCAGTCAGCAAGTGAATTATGATGAGTCCCTCGTCGGCAGCTATGAGCTCCCCGATGTACTCCGTTCAAATGATGGGACAAAAATAGATAACAAGCAGAAATGGGAGAAAATAAGACGCCCTGAGGTCTTAGAAACTTACAGCAGCTTAGTATATGGTCGCACGCCAACGGAGGAAATACCGGTCAGCTATGAGCTGCTGACCGAGAATAAACAGGCGTTGAATGGGTTTGCTACCATGCGTCAAGTGAAAATGACCTTCTCCAAGAATGGTAAAACGGTAAACGCACTTTTGTTGCTGATGCTTCCCAACCATGTTAAGAAAAAGATTCCCATGTTTGTCGGTTACAACTTCAAAGGCAACCATAGTACCATTGCAGATTCTAGTATTATCTACAGTGAGAACTTTAAATTGGTTCGCGAACCAGACCATTTAGATTGGATACGGGGCGTGCAAGCCAAGCGTTGGGATTATACCCAAATCATTAAACGTGGATATGGGGTTGCCACCATGTGTTACCATGATATATTCCCTGATAAGGATGGCTTCAAGGATTACAGCATTGCGGCTTTATTTTCAGACTACAGCTCGCGGCAGCAGGCAGGTGATAACTGGGAAGCAATAGGAGCATGGGCATGGGGATCCTCTCGTATTGTAGACTACCTCGAAACACTCCCTGAAATTGATAAGCGTCGCCTCGCCATTATTGGCCACTCCCGACAAGGGAAAGCCGCACTTTGGGCAGGCGCGCAGGATCCACGCTTCCACGTCGTGATCTCAAATGATTCTGGGGAAGGTGGAGCTGCTATTTCCCGCCGTAACTACGGCGAAACCCTCGCAATCGTCACCGGCATCAAACCCGCATGGTTCGCCAAGAACCTTAATGCGTACCACGGTAGAGAGAAAGAAATGCCATTCGATCAACATATGCTTGTCGCCTTGATGGCGCCCCGACCTGTGTATGTCGCCAGTGCAGAAGAAGACCGATGGGCAGACCCCAAAGGGGAGTACCTTTCCGCATACCACGCTGGACCTGTCTATGCGCTGTACAAGAAGAAAGGACTACCCAGCGAAACACCACCAGCCGTACATCAACCGATATACAACGATGTCGGATATCATATCCGAGCAGGAATTCACGATGTCAACTCCTATGACTGGTTTTGCTATCTGAATTTTTTCGATAAAATGGGGCGATGA
- a CDS encoding alpha/beta hydrolase family protein translates to MSAFLKSSSLFLFGASAILMASSFHTFANLNHMSKNNDSIPKIINESDYDVLSNSLTLEAARQFKKFIAPQNLTQWQNRKAAIHQFIQKKTNYKRFPDLPLVYTEHKAQDFKGFTLKNITFQTRPSTFTTANLYVPEGNGPFPAVLVMMGHSRNGKFYDNYQLLGQDLAKNGYVALLVDPWGAGERSTEHLNFEYHGSHMGGHLLDVGETLMGMQITDNIRAIDLLSSLNYVDKNLIAATGASGGGNQTMWISAVDDRIKAAIPVVSVGTFESYVMNANCICELLPDGLTFLEESEILGLVAPRKLSLFNALHDSNKAFFPSEMFRSYRTANQIYKLHNAESNLSYQLFNTTHGYWADQRRAMISWFNENLLNKTAATAGNYPNLSTLSQETLQVFEKGKRVPEVLTTETYCQQTAATLLRNIDLKKINRDQHLQVLQQHLQIDALEQKAYKNSKTEINDTWSKYDISLANGHELNTLVSNPAKSTKFKLIFAAELSKKELNDIVRKYRDAGYGILLADLTGLGINSSSVGQKFDNGLPKLHTLSRSQHWLGRSMMGLWTEEIAHLANFTKQELAAQSIDIQAHKELGVAAILASALNKQINQVDTYDAPISYVVRKAKLDSYYSQAIHIPSIINWGDLTLAAALAQADIHMHSIRDIAGDTFSSKDIEAENAKIKTYKTAQKSKSKVLLNN, encoded by the coding sequence ATGAGCGCATTTTTGAAGTCATCTTCCTTATTTCTGTTTGGTGCATCCGCCATCCTAATGGCGAGTTCCTTTCACACATTTGCTAACCTTAACCATATGTCAAAGAACAACGATAGCATCCCAAAGATCATCAACGAATCCGACTATGATGTTTTATCTAATAGCCTCACACTAGAAGCAGCGAGACAATTCAAAAAATTTATCGCCCCTCAAAATCTAACGCAGTGGCAAAATCGAAAAGCCGCAATCCATCAGTTTATACAAAAAAAAACAAACTATAAGCGATTTCCTGATCTTCCCTTAGTTTATACCGAACACAAGGCACAAGATTTTAAAGGATTTACGCTCAAGAATATTACTTTCCAAACCCGCCCTAGTACCTTCACAACTGCGAATCTATACGTTCCAGAAGGAAATGGTCCATTTCCGGCAGTCCTCGTAATGATGGGACATTCTAGGAACGGCAAGTTTTATGACAATTATCAACTCTTAGGACAAGACCTTGCGAAAAACGGTTATGTCGCTCTACTTGTCGATCCTTGGGGTGCCGGCGAACGAAGCACTGAACATCTAAACTTTGAGTACCACGGCTCCCATATGGGGGGACACCTACTCGATGTTGGGGAGACATTGATGGGGATGCAGATTACCGATAACATCCGAGCCATAGATTTGCTCTCCTCGTTGAATTATGTCGACAAAAATTTGATTGCCGCAACAGGTGCCAGTGGCGGTGGAAATCAAACGATGTGGATTTCAGCAGTCGACGATCGTATCAAAGCTGCCATTCCTGTTGTGTCTGTCGGAACATTCGAGTCCTATGTCATGAATGCAAATTGCATCTGCGAATTGCTTCCCGACGGACTCACCTTCCTAGAGGAATCTGAAATACTAGGGTTAGTGGCGCCGCGAAAATTAAGCCTATTCAACGCGCTTCACGATAGCAACAAAGCGTTTTTCCCAAGTGAAATGTTCAGATCCTATAGAACTGCCAATCAAATCTACAAGCTCCATAATGCTGAATCTAACCTCTCTTATCAGCTATTTAACACCACCCATGGTTACTGGGCGGATCAACGTAGAGCAATGATTAGCTGGTTTAATGAAAATCTACTCAACAAAACTGCAGCAACGGCTGGCAATTACCCGAATCTATCGACCCTGAGCCAAGAAACCTTACAGGTATTTGAAAAGGGAAAAAGGGTTCCTGAGGTATTAACCACGGAGACCTACTGCCAACAAACTGCCGCAACGTTACTTAGAAATATAGATCTTAAGAAAATCAATCGTGATCAGCATCTTCAAGTTCTGCAGCAGCATTTACAAATTGATGCTCTGGAACAGAAGGCCTATAAAAACAGTAAAACAGAAATCAATGATACCTGGAGCAAATACGATATCTCCCTAGCCAATGGGCACGAGTTAAATACACTGGTGAGCAATCCCGCCAAATCGACAAAATTCAAACTTATATTTGCCGCTGAACTTAGCAAAAAGGAGTTAAACGATATAGTCCGCAAATACAGAGATGCGGGCTATGGGATCCTACTTGCAGATTTGACAGGCCTCGGAATCAACTCCTCAAGTGTAGGTCAGAAATTTGATAACGGGCTCCCAAAATTGCATACCCTTTCACGATCCCAACATTGGTTGGGACGCAGTATGATGGGGCTATGGACTGAAGAAATTGCACATTTAGCAAATTTCACAAAACAGGAACTTGCGGCGCAATCCATCGACATTCAGGCGCATAAAGAACTCGGTGTTGCAGCCATTCTAGCGTCCGCACTCAATAAGCAAATAAATCAGGTAGACACCTACGATGCGCCGATTAGTTATGTTGTTCGAAAAGCGAAGTTAGACAGCTATTACAGTCAGGCTATCCATATTCCTAGCATTATCAACTGGGGCGATTTAACGTTAGCAGCCGCATTAGCGCAGGCCGACATTCATATGCACAGTATCCGCGATATTGCTGGCGATACATTTTCATCGAAGGATATTGAGGCGGAAAACGCAAAAATTAAAACCTACAAAACAGCGCAAAAATCGAAGAGCAAAGTACTTTTGAACAATTAA